Within the Leisingera thetidis genome, the region AGGGCCTGGGCCTGGAGCGCACAGCGGTGGGCGACCGCTATGTGGTGGAGCGGATGCGCGAGGGCGGCTTCAACCTGGGCGGCGAGCAGTCGGGCCATATCGTGATGACGGATTATGCCACCACCGGCGACGGGCTGATGGCGGGGCTGCATTTCCTGGCCGAGATGGTGCAGACCGGCAACAAAGCCTCCGCGCTGGCGCATCAGTTCGAGACCGTGCCGCAGCGGCTGCGCAACGTGCGGTTCGAGGCCGGTCAGGCGCCTCTGGAGGATGCCCGGGTGCAGGACGCCATCGCTGCCGCTGAGAAGGCGCTGAACGGCCAGGGGCGGCTGCTGATCCGCAAGTCCGGCACCGAGCCTTTGGTGCGGGTGATGGCGGAATGCGAGGATGCGGGTCTGATGACGCTGGCGGTGGACAGCGTGGTCGCCGCCGTCGAGGCGGCGGTCGCCGAATAGCCCGGCAGGGAGCTGGTCAGCCGCCTCTGCCGAACAGCCGCTTCAGCCTGCCGAGCTGGCTGAGGCCAAGGCCGCCCAGGATCATCGCCATTGCCAGCAGCATCGAGGGCGGCAGATCTTCTCCCAGGAACACCGCGCCCAGCACCACCGCCCAGACCGGCACCTGGTAATTGGTGAGGGTCATGAAGGTCGGCCCGGCTTCCCGCACCACTATGACGCGCAGCAGATTGGCGCCGGCGGTGGGGATCAGGCCGAGGATGGCGGCTATCATTAAGGTGCGGGTGTCCGGCATCACCGGCGGGCCTTCGGCGGCCCAGGCGGCCGGGAAGATGATGAAGCAGCCGATCACCAGCAGGATGGCAGCCAGCCCTACCGGATCCACCGGCGGCAGGCGGCGGGTCAGGATCGAGCTGACCGAGTAGCAGGCCGCCGCCGACAGGCAGGCGGCGCGGCCATAGGCCTCCAGCGCGGCGCCGCTGGTCTCAAACGCCTTGCCGCCGATCAGCAGTGCGACGCCCGCAAAGCCGATGGCAAAGCCGATCAGGCGGCGCAGGGTCATCTGCTCGCCCGGCACAAAGACATGCGCCAGCGGCAGCACCATCAGCGGGATCGCCGCCATGCTGACGCCGGTAAAGCCGGAAGAGACATACTGCTGTCCCCAGGAGATCAGCATGAAGGGCAGGGCGGTGCTGAGAATGCCGATGATCACCAGCGAGGGCCAGTTGGCCTCGCCCTTAAACAGCTTGAACCCGCGCCAGCCCCACACCGCGCACAGCAGCAGCGCGGCAAATCCGATCCGCCCGGCGGCCAGCCAGAACGGGGTGATCCCGTCCAGCGCCAGCTTGATCAGCAGAAAGGTCGCGCCCCAGACAAAGCCCAGCGTGGCAATCATCAGCCAGTAGCGCGGTGCGACGCTGCTATTGGTCATGACTGCTCCTTGGCCCATTGATCAATGGCAGTTTGGAAAAGGCCATGCGCTCGCGGCAGGACTGCCGGGTCCTTTAATACGCGCTCCAGTGCTTCAAGCTGCGGTTGCAAGCGATGGTGTTGAGACGAGGAGCCACCTGTGAGGAGGGGAATGGCCTTGGTGAACAGGGATATGGCCTTTGCATCTTCGCCAAGATCGGCCTGTGCTATACCTTGGTTGATCAGGTTGGTGGCGCGCTGGTAGCTGGTATACAAAAAACCTGTAAACCGCAGGCTGTTCTCGCACTTGCGTAGCCGTTCCTCCGCCGGGCGAGTGAACTTGTGGCACCCGGATGCATACAGGCTGAAGGAGAAGAAGTAGATCCAAAAGCCCAGAAAGGCCCAGATCACAATTGCCTTCAGCCATTGCTTGGGAGTGTCGCGAGGTGCGATATCGGGCATGGGGTCCTCGTGCCGGGTCTCCGCGCGACAAGACCCCGCCGGGCGGGCGGGGTCAATGGGAATTGCTTTGTTACCTATCGAAGTGTTTTTGCCTCAGGCAATGCGCGGGCGGCGGCTGCGGCTGAGGAGGAGGCCGCCGAGGATCAGTGCCAGCGCGGCAAACAGCTGCGGCGGCAGGGATTCCCCCAGGAGGGCCGCGCCGAAGATCACCGACCAGACCGGCACTTGATAATTAACGGTGGACAGGAACGCAGGGCCGGCGCTGCGGGCGACTTGGACCAGCAGCACTTGGGCGAGGGCCGTGGGCAGCAGGCCGAGGTAGATGACGGCCCCCAGCGGTATGGCGGCGGGCAGCTCCGGCACGCCCTCGGCCCAGAGCGCGGCGGGGGTCATCATGCCAGCACCGCACAGCAGGGCGGCGGCGGAGAGCGACAGCATGTTCACCTGCGGGCAGAGCCGGGTGATGATCGAGCCGATGGCGTAGCAGAGCGAGGCGCCAAGGCAGGCCAGGCGGGCAAGAGATTCAAAGTCGGTGCCGGCGGAGCGGAAGGCATCGAGCCCGATCAGCACCACCACGCCGGCAAAGCCGATCAGGAAACTGATGGTGCGGCGCAGGGTCATATGCTCGCCCGGCACCAGCAGATGCGCCAGCGGCAGCACAAACAGCGGCACCACCGCCATGCAGACCCCGGCAAAGCCGCTGGTCACATAAGTTTGCCCCCAGCTGAGCAGGGTGAAGGGCAGGGCGTTGGTGAAGAACCCCATGCCAATGGCGCAGGCCCAGATAATCCGGCCATCACGCGTGCGCAGGGAGGGCAGGCCGATGCCTATGGCATAGACCACGGCCAGCAGGCAGATGGCGCCGATCGAGATCCTGAGCGCGGCGATGGTCATCGGCGGGAAACCCCGGAGCGCCAGCGACACCGCCATGAAAGAGGCGCCCCAGATCACGCCGAGGAACAGAAGCTTGGCCCAATTGGCGGTGCCGGGGGAGTCGGGCATCACAATTCCTCAATCACACGCAGCTATTCCGGTTGCTGAAAGACTGCGCTGCCCGGCCTTTCGGCCGGGCAGAAGTTGCACAATTTGAAATGAATAAGGGCGCCCCAATGTGGAGCGCCCTGCAGAGGTAAGGTCAGCAGAAGTTTCCGCGGGCGCCTTAGTTCTTCTCTTTGTCGACCATCTTGCCGGCCGAGATCCAGGGCATCATGCCGCGCAGCTTGGCGCCGGTCTCTTCGATCAGGTGTTCGTCGTTGGCACGGCGCGAGGCTTTCAGGGTCGGCTGGCCAACCTGGTTTTCCAGCATGAAGTCGCGGACGAACTTGCCCTGCTGAATGTCTTCCAGAACCGCCTTCATGCGCGCTTTGGTCTCGTCGTACTTCAGAATGCGCGGGCCGGTGACGTACTGGCCGTACTCGGCAGTGTTGGAGATCGAGTAGTCCATGTTGGCGATGCCGCCTTCATAGATCAGGTCAACGATCAGCTTCACTTCGTGCAGGCACTCGAAGTAGGCCATTTCCGGGGCGTAGCCGGCTTCGACCAGGGTTTCGAAACCGCAGCGGATCAGCTCAACCAGGCCGCCGCACAGAACTGCCTGCTCGCCGAACAGGTCGGTTTCGCATTCTTCGCGGAAGTTGGTCTCGATGATGCCGGAGCGGCCGCCGCCGATGGCGGAGCAGTAGGACAGGCCGGTTTCCAGCGCCTTGCCGGTGGCGTCGGTGTGCACCGCGACCAGGCAGGGCACGCCGCCGCCTTTGGTGTATTCGCCGCGCACGGTGTGGCCCGGGCCCTTGGGCGCCATCATGATGACGTCAACGCCTTCTTTCGGCTCGATCAGGCCGAAGTGCACGTTCAGGCCGTGGGCAAATGCGATGGCGGCACCCGGACGGATGTTGTCGTGGACGTATTTCTTGTAGGTCTCAGCCTGCAGTTCGTCGGGCATGGTGAACATGATCACGTCGCACCAGGCCGCGGCTTCCGCGATGCCCATGACCTTCAGGCCTTCGCCTTCGGCTTTCTTCGCCGAGGGGGAGCCTTCGCGCAGCGCGACGACAAGGTTCTTGGCGCCGCTGTCGCGCAGGTTCAGCGCGTGGGCGTGGCCCTGGGAGCCATAGCCCAGGATGGCCACTTTCTTGTCCTTGATCAGGTTCACATCGCAATCGCGGTCGTAATAAACGCGCATGATCCACGTCCTTTCGTTAGGTGTTTGAGGGCATCATAGGGAAGCGGGCAGGGAAGGCGATTGCCATTCCGCATGAATTACGCGGTATCTTTGTGATAGTTATTCGTGTTTTTACATGATAGTGACAAATTCATGCTTGATGATCTCGACCGGCGCATTCTCCGCCATCTGCAAAGCGAGCCGGGGCAACCGATTCCGGATCTGGCCGAACGGTTGGGTATGACCGCCTCGCGCCTGTCGCGGCGGCTGGAGAAGCTGCGCGATACCGGCGTGATCCTGGGCCAGCGCGCGGTGATCGACTGGCGCGCTCTGGGATATGAGGTCGAGGTCTCGCTGCGGGTAACGCTGGACAAGACCAACCCGCGGGCCTTTGACGAGTTCATCGAGGCCGCCCGCGGCATTGCCGAAGTGATCGAGATCCAGACCTTTCTGGGCCAGGTCGATGTGCGGCTTTCGGTGATCTCCCGCGACATGCCGCATTACCAGCAGATCTACCGCGCGGGCATTCTGAACCTGCCGCATATCACCGATATCGAGGCGCTGATGCATGTGGCGCGGATCAAGTCGGATGAGGTGCTGCCGGTATGACCTCCCTGGATGATCTCGATTTTGCCCTGCTGCGGGCCTTGTCGGAGGATGCTACCCGGTCGGCGGGTGCTCTGGGGCGGCAGCTGGGCCTCAGCCAGCCCGCCGCCTGGCGGCGGATCAGGCGGTTGCAGGAGGCGGGCATCATCGCAGGCCGCAAACTTGAGCTCGACAAGGAGAAGCTGGGGTTCGGCGTCACCGTCTTTCTCGGCGTGAAACTGGCCACCAAGGGCCGCGTTTCCTTAGAGGATTTCGAACGTGCGGTCTCGGCCATCCCGGAAGTGCAGACGGTGGAGCATGTGCTGGGCATGTATGACTACCGTTTGCGGGTGACAGCGCGGGACATCTCCGACTTCGAGCGCGTGCTGCGCCGCCGGGTGATGACCCTGCCAGGCGTCGGCAATGTGGAGGCCAATGTTCTGTTGAGCGAGGAGCGCCGTCCCGGGCCGCTGGGCTGAAGCAGCCCTTTTGTTGCCGATGTGAAACCGGCTTGGCGCAAATACGGGTGGTTTCTGTCGTGACTGGGCTGTCTTTTTGCCGGGCTGCCGTCAATATCACCCCTCGGAGAACGGCCGCTCCGGTGGATGCCAAGTCAGGGTTTGCCAAAGCCTGCAGCACCGGCTAGCCGTTTCATGAGACATTTCAGGGAGGCCGCAATGGCATTGCTCGATACCGTCGACCCGCAGGGTCTGGATGAATTTTCGGTGGTTTTCACCGACCGCTCGCTCAACCACATGTCCAAGGCTTTTCAGGCCGTGATGCTGGACATCAATGAGATGCTGAAAGAGGTCTACAACGCCGAAGCGGTGGCGCTTGTGCCCGGCGGCGGCACCTATGCGATGGAGTCGGTGGCGCGCCAGTTCGCCCGCGGCGCCAGCGCGCTGGTGGTCAGGAACGGCTGGTTCTCCTACCGCTGGAGTCAGATCTTCGAGGCGGGCGGCTTTACGTCCTCCTCCACCGTGATGAAGGCGCGCCGCACCGGCAATGAATCCGCCTCGCCGTTCGAACCGGCGCCGATTGCCGATGTTGTGGCCGCGATCAAGGAGCAGAAGCCGGACATCGTCTTTGCCCCGCATGTGGAAACCGCGGCCGGCGTGATCCTGCCCGACGACTACGTGACCGCGATGGCCGAAGCGGCGCATGAGGCCGGCGCGCTGATGGTGCTCGATTGCATCGCCAGCGGCTGCGCCTGGATCGACATGAAGGCGACAGGCGTCGACGTGCTGATCTCCGCCCCGCAAAAGGGCTGGAGCGCCTCGCCCTCCGCCGGTCTGGTGATGTTCTCGCAGCGCGCGCTGGCACGGCTGGAAGAGACCGCCTCGG harbors:
- a CDS encoding DMT family transporter, translated to MPDSPGTANWAKLLFLGVIWGASFMAVSLALRGFPPMTIAALRISIGAICLLAVVYAIGIGLPSLRTRDGRIIWACAIGMGFFTNALPFTLLSWGQTYVTSGFAGVCMAVVPLFVLPLAHLLVPGEHMTLRRTISFLIGFAGVVVLIGLDAFRSAGTDFESLARLACLGASLCYAIGSIITRLCPQVNMLSLSAAALLCGAGMMTPAALWAEGVPELPAAIPLGAVIYLGLLPTALAQVLLVQVARSAGPAFLSTVNYQVPVWSVIFGAALLGESLPPQLFAALALILGGLLLSRSRRPRIA
- the ilvC gene encoding ketol-acid reductoisomerase, translated to MRVYYDRDCDVNLIKDKKVAILGYGSQGHAHALNLRDSGAKNLVVALREGSPSAKKAEGEGLKVMGIAEAAAWCDVIMFTMPDELQAETYKKYVHDNIRPGAAIAFAHGLNVHFGLIEPKEGVDVIMMAPKGPGHTVRGEYTKGGGVPCLVAVHTDATGKALETGLSYCSAIGGGRSGIIETNFREECETDLFGEQAVLCGGLVELIRCGFETLVEAGYAPEMAYFECLHEVKLIVDLIYEGGIANMDYSISNTAEYGQYVTGPRILKYDETKARMKAVLEDIQQGKFVRDFMLENQVGQPTLKASRRANDEHLIEETGAKLRGMMPWISAGKMVDKEKN
- a CDS encoding aminotransferase class V-fold PLP-dependent enzyme encodes the protein MALLDTVDPQGLDEFSVVFTDRSLNHMSKAFQAVMLDINEMLKEVYNAEAVALVPGGGTYAMESVARQFARGASALVVRNGWFSYRWSQIFEAGGFTSSSTVMKARRTGNESASPFEPAPIADVVAAIKEQKPDIVFAPHVETAAGVILPDDYVTAMAEAAHEAGALMVLDCIASGCAWIDMKATGVDVLISAPQKGWSASPSAGLVMFSQRALARLEETASDSFALNLKQWRTIMKAYEDGGHAYHATMPTDALKAFRDTMLETREYGFEKLRDAQWALGNGVRAMLKDKGITSVAAEGFGAPGVVVSYTSDPDVQNGKKFLALGTQIAAGVPLQCDEPADFRTFRLGLFGLDKLYDVDATIARLKTVADQVL
- a CDS encoding Lrp/AsnC family transcriptional regulator; the protein is MLDDLDRRILRHLQSEPGQPIPDLAERLGMTASRLSRRLEKLRDTGVILGQRAVIDWRALGYEVEVSLRVTLDKTNPRAFDEFIEAARGIAEVIEIQTFLGQVDVRLSVISRDMPHYQQIYRAGILNLPHITDIEALMHVARIKSDEVLPV
- a CDS encoding DMT family transporter, with protein sequence MTNSSVAPRYWLMIATLGFVWGATFLLIKLALDGITPFWLAAGRIGFAALLLCAVWGWRGFKLFKGEANWPSLVIIGILSTALPFMLISWGQQYVSSGFTGVSMAAIPLMVLPLAHVFVPGEQMTLRRLIGFAIGFAGVALLIGGKAFETSGAALEAYGRAACLSAAACYSVSSILTRRLPPVDPVGLAAILLVIGCFIIFPAAWAAEGPPVMPDTRTLMIAAILGLIPTAGANLLRVIVVREAGPTFMTLTNYQVPVWAVVLGAVFLGEDLPPSMLLAMAMILGGLGLSQLGRLKRLFGRGG
- a CDS encoding Lrp/AsnC family transcriptional regulator, with the protein product MTSLDDLDFALLRALSEDATRSAGALGRQLGLSQPAAWRRIRRLQEAGIIAGRKLELDKEKLGFGVTVFLGVKLATKGRVSLEDFERAVSAIPEVQTVEHVLGMYDYRLRVTARDISDFERVLRRRVMTLPGVGNVEANVLLSEERRPGPLG